The Eleginops maclovinus isolate JMC-PN-2008 ecotype Puerto Natales chromosome 3, JC_Emac_rtc_rv5, whole genome shotgun sequence genome includes a region encoding these proteins:
- the azi2 gene encoding LOW QUALITY PROTEIN: 5-azacytidine-induced protein 2 (The sequence of the model RefSeq protein was modified relative to this genomic sequence to represent the inferred CDS: deleted 2 bases in 2 codons): MEPLAVDDDICILKHETAYTIAGESPVSVCAGDESVASHFALVTAYEDIKKRLRDTERENTLLRKRVKQLEDKLFRPEAPPSEGPQYVNKAFSAYRGIYIEKEDLQMELNKLKKEKSESERLLTEQLQAKELELLQLRTEMETSQGTVMKSLNSPQDYWQVDRVSTEMKIHKLQEELEKVTLENSRLLKKSGEEPHGLNGPDLDQACDANYSARERHMQQTYQALCCEVTRLHSELKHQTGLIRKLRPLLAASTVPVQCLDDVERNNHPVPRASAPRPPSAPPLPSCSGRPCPPVGVLSGPPLPDSLREDCWYNGPWPSQSCSGEALLGSDPFSVVLPPPPLNQASLDDSSRSFPSPPKPSDAMFWEGHSAASNSSSSIGNCCPRSPPNAEGAKPY, encoded by the exons ATGGAGCCCCTGGCAGTAGATGATGACATTTGCATCCTTAAACACGAGACGGCCTACACCATTGCTGGCGAGAGTCCTGTATCGGTGTGTGCCGGTGATGAATCCGTCGCTTCCCACTTCGCCCTGGTCACGGCCTATGAGGACATCAAGAAGAGGCTGAGggacacagagcgagagaacacCCTGCTGAGGAAGAGGGTTAAGCAGCTGGAGGATAAG CTCTTCAGGCCGGAGGCTCCTCCATCAGAGGGTCCCCAGTATGTGAATAAGGCCTTCAGTGCTTACCGGGGTATCTATATAGAGAAGGAGGACCTTCAGATGGAGCTAAACAAACTG aaaaaggagaagagtgagagtgagaggtTGTTGACGGAGCAGCTGCAGGCCAAAGAGTTGGAGCTGCTTCAGCTGAGGACGGAGATGGAGACCAGCCAAGGTACAG tgATGAAGAGCCTGAACAGCCCTCAGGACTACTGGCAGGTGGACAGGGTCAGCACTGAGATGAAGATTCACaaactgcaggaggagctggagaaggtgACGCTGGAAAACAGCAGACTGCTGAAGAAAAGCGGG gAGGAACCCCATGGCCTTAATGGACCAGACTTGGATCAGGCATGTGATGCAAATTATAGTGCAAG GGAGAGGCACATGCAGCAGACGTACCAGGCTTTGTGCTGCGAGGTCACCCGTCTCCATTCAGAGCTGAAGCACCAAACGGGCCTGATCAGGAAGCTCAGGCCGCTCCTCG CTGCCTCAACAGTTCCAGTGCAGTGTCTGGACGATGTTGAAAGGAACAACCACCCAGTTCCCCGGGCGTCAGCACCTCGC CCCCCGAGtgccccccctctcccctcttgCTCCGGCCGCCCCTGCCCCCCTGTCGGTGTTCTGTCCGGCCCCCCGCTACCAGACAGCCTGAGGGAGGACTGCTGGTACAACGGGCCCTGGCCCTCCCAGAGCTGTTCAGGGGAGGCTCTGCTGGGCAGCGACCCCTTCTCCGTGGTGCTGCCCCCGCCTCCCCTGAACCAAGCCTCCCTGGATGACAGCTCGCGGTCCTTCCCCAGCCCCCCCAAACCCAGTGATGCCATGTTCTGGGAAGGACACTCCGCTGCCTCCAACTCCTCGTCCTCAATTGGAAACTGCTGTCCCAGGAGC CCCCCCAATGCTGAGGGGGCCAAGCCCTATTGA